The sequence below is a genomic window from Ciceribacter thiooxidans.
GAGCGGCTTATAGCCGACGCCGGCGACTTCGACCGGGTAAGTTTCGGCGAAATATTCGACGGTGAGCTTCCGGCCGACCTGACAATATTCCCAAGGCAGGTACGCGAGTGCGATGTTCTTGCCGATCGTCGGGCCGAAGGCGATCGAGGTGGTGTAGGAGCGGCGGCCCAGGCTGTCGACCAGCGTCTCGCCGGTCTCCGGGTCCATGACCGGGAGCGAGCCGACCGGATAGCGCTGCACGCCGTCTTTGTCGGTATTCTCCGTCATGACCAGCGTGCAGAGCATGGCCGGCTGGTGGTCCCGCGCCTTGTATTCGAGGTGCTTCGCCTTGCCGCGGAAATCGGCTTCCTTGACCTTCGGGCGGGCGAGGTCGGCTTCGATGAGGTTATACTGCGTGAGCAGGTCTGCGTTCTGCAGGCGCAGGCTCTTTTCCATGCGGCGCGAGTTTGCATAGGTTTCGACGCCGAAGGCCATGACGCCGGTGGCGCGGAGCGCATCCCAGACGGCAAGGCCGTCTTCGTATTTCATGTGCAGTTCCCAGCCCTGCTCACCCACATAGGAGATGCGGAAGGCGGTGACGGACTTGCCGGCGATTTCGATCGGCTTGATCGCGGCGAAGGCGAAGTTTTCCGGGTCGAGGCCGGCCGGATCGGCGACGGCCTTTTTCAGCGTCGCACGCGCATTCGGGCCCCAGATGCCGATGGTGATGTACTTTTCCGAGACGTCGGTGATGGTGACGTCGAGGCCGCGATCTTGCGCCACTCGCTTCATGTAGTGGAAGTCACGCGGCCCGGCATCGGCACCGTTCACGAGACGGCAGCGGTCGGCCATGCGGAAGACGGTGAAGTCGGCCCGCACCATCCCCTCGTCATCGAGGAAGTGGGTGTAGATGCCCTTGCCGATATTGGCGTCGCCGCCAATTTTTGCGGCGCAGAGCCATTCGAGCAGCTCGACATGGTCCGGCCCCTCGATGTCCACCATGTGGAAGTGCGAAAGGTTGACGATGCCGCAATCCTCGCTCATCGCCAGATGCTCGGCGTTGGAGACGCGCCAGAAGTGGCGGCTGTCCCATTCGTTCTCGCGGTCCGGAATCTTGTCGCCGTATTTTTCCAGGAGATGCTCGTTGGCGGCGTAGCCGTGGGCACGCTCCCAGCCGCCGAGCTCCATGAAGTATCCGCCGAGCTCGACTTCGCGCTCGTAGAAGGGCGAGCGCTTGACACCGCGGGCGCTGGCATAGGGTTCGCGAGGGTGAACGGCAGGGAAGTAGATCTTCTGGGCGGCCTCAAAGCAGCGGCCGGCGATGAAGTCCTCGGTCAACTGGTGCGGATAGAAGCGGGCGTAGTCTATCGAATTGTGATCGATCTCGGTGCGGCCGTCGGTCATCCAGTCGGCGATCAGCTTGCCGTAGCCGGGGCCGTCCTTGACCCAAATGGCGACGCAGTACCAGAGGCCGCGCACTTTCTGGCTCTCGCCGCAGGAGGGGCCGCCGGCGGCAGACACCTGCAGCAGGCCATTGAAGGAATGGCCTTCGTTGTAGCCGAGTTCGCCGAGGATCGGGGTGAGCTCGATCGCGCGCTCCAGCGGCTCGAGGATCTGCTCCATCTCCAGGTCGCGCTGTGACGGGGAGAGGCGGGCTTCATGCTTTTCGAGAAGGTCGCGCGGATGGCACATGCGCGGATTGGTGGTCTCGTAATAGCCCCATTCGATTTGGCCGCCCTCGGTGGTTTTCGGGTCGCCGGTGTCGCGCATATAGGCGGAATTGCCCTGGTCACGCAGCAGCGGATAGCCGATCTCCTTGCCGGTGCCTTCGAATTCGTTGAACGGACCGAAGAAGGTGAGCGGGTGGTCGACCGGCATGACCGGCAGGTCTTCGCCGACCATTTCTGCGATCAGGCGCCCCCAGAGGCCGGCGCAGACGATGACGTGATCGGCCATGATCGTGCCGCGATGAGTGACGACGCCCTTGATGCGGCCGTTCTCGACGATCAGCGATTTGGCCGGTGTGTTTGCAAAGGCCTGCAGCTTGCCGGCCTTCTCGCCGGCATCGACCAGCTTGCCGGCGACAGTCTGCGAGCGCGGGATGACGAGGCCGGCGTCGGGGTCGAACATGCCGCCCTGGACCATCTCCTCCTCGATTAGCGGGAAGAGCTTCTTGATTTCTTCCGGAGAGACGTAGTGGGCGCGGGTACCGAAAGCCTTGGCGGAGGAAAGCTTGCGCTTGATCTCTTCCATCCAGGCGTCGTCGCCGGTGCGGGCGACCTCGAGGCCGCCGATGCGAGCGTAGTGGCCCATCTTCTCATAGAAGTCGATCGAATACTGCGTCGTCCAGACCGAGAGATAGTCGTGGCTGGTCGTATAGCAGAAGTCGGAGGCATGCGCCGTCGAGCCTATGTCGGTCGGAATGCCCGACTTGTCGATGCCGACGATGTCGTCCCAGCCGCGTTCGATGAGATGATGCGCGATGGAGGCGCCGACGATGCCTCCCAGCCCGATGATGACGACCTTAGCCCTAGTCGGAAACTCTGCCATTGCCTGCGATCCTGATTGACGTTGACGCGGGATATTAGGGCGTAAGTCGGCCCGTGTGCAGCCTGTCTGCGACATTCTTCAAAGACTGCACGACCAGCACCGGAAGGCGTGGTGTCTAGGCGGCGATCTGCCGGCTGATGCCCTCGGCGAGACGGCGGATGTCGCCGGCGGGCAGATGGCCGATCAACATCGCGGCGTGGCGGCCATTCGACCAGAAGGCGATGTCGAGCGCGTAGCGACGTTCGCTTGCGATCGACGCTTCGGCCGTTCCAGAGGCGAAGATGCAGAGCGCGAGCGGGCGCCCTTCGGGGTCGACATAGAGGATCTGCGCGAGCGGACGGTCGTCATAGGCGAGGATCTGTGCGCGTTTGAATTCGCTGCCCGGAAGGGCGATCGCCTCCGGCGTCAGCGACAGGCCGAGGCGCTCGTTGACGATCGCGAGCTGGGCGGCCGCGGCCTCGCGGCCGGGATGGGCAGCGCCGAGCGTCTCGGCCGTATAGAGCGCCATGTACTGCGCGACGGCGTCGCGCCACTCCGCACTTTCGCCGACGGCGGAAGGCTCTGCAAACCGCATCCAGGCGCGATCGACGACGATGCCGGCGGCGACCGAGGCGGCGATGGCGGTGATAAAGCCGCGCCGGGCGAAGTTTCTCGGTTCGGCGGCATCCTGCGCGGGAATGGCGGCGAGCATGCCTTCGAGGTCACGGCGGGGCGCTTCGTCAAGAAGGGTGGCAAAGCTCTCGCGCAGTGGCAGGAGATCGGCGCGTTCGAGGAAGGCGAGCCGCTCGGCGGCCTGCGGGTTGTCTCGCACCGCTTGCGTGATCCGGGCATGCTCAGCGGCGTCGAGTTCTCCGTCGATGAAGGCGGTCAGCTCCTCGTCGGAGGGGATCGGTGTCTTGTCGTTCATGTCACACTCCCCCGTCGGTGCCGGCGGCGAGTTTCGCGCGCGCTGCGGCGAGCCGGCTCATCACGGTGCCGATCGGAATATCGAGGATCTCAGCGACCTCGCGGTAGGTAAGGCCCTCGACATAGGCGAGGAAGACGGCGGCGCGCTGCGCCTCCGGCAGGGCGTTCACCAGCCGCAGCACCTTGCCGGCATCGGCGCGGAGCTCGGCTTCGCGGGCGCCGTCGAAGGCGAGGTGCTCCTCGGCCGGTACGAGACCCTGTCCGAACCGAACCTTGCGGGCGCGGGCCTCGTTGAGCCAGACCGAATGCAGGATCGAAAAGAACCAGCGGTCGGGACTGCCGTCCGTCACGAACTGGCCGCAGCGCTCCAGCGCCCTCACACAGGTCTGCTGCACGAGATCGTCGGCCACGTCGCGCTGGCGCGATAGCACGAAGGCGTAACGCCACAGTCGCGGCAGACTGGCGAGAAGCCCGCTTCGTATGACTGCTTGGCTGGCGATCTCCGCCTCCCGTACACCATGGAGAGGACCCGTCTCGCTACGGGGCGTCTCCGGAGAGTGGCGACTATAGCCCGCCGTGACGTCCCATGCGATGACCATTTTCCTGTTCTTCCAGCGCTTTGTTCGCGAGGACCAGGCAGACAGCGTGCCGCCCGGTCCGAGATGGTCGAGGTGGATCAGATGTCAGAGGCGCCGTGGATCGCCTCGTCGAGATCGCGATATTCCTCGCAGCCCTCACCGCAGATCGTGCGGATGGTGGCGAGCTGTTCCTGGGCGAGGTCGAGCCGTCCCTTGATGACATAGGCCTCGCCGAGATATTCGCGCACCTTGGCGTATTGCGGGTCTGCGGCCACCGAGCGGAGATAATAGGAGATGCCCTCGTCGGTGCGGCCGAGCTTGCGGGTCGCGTAGCCGCGATAGTTGAGCACCTTGGGATCGTTCTGGTCGGCCACGGTGTCGAGCATGGCGAGCGCTTCTTCGTAGCGGCCGGCCTTGGCAAGCGAATAGGCGTAGTCGGTGCGGTTCTCGTCGGTGACGTTGGCGCCGCTCTGCTTCACGCATTTGCCGCTCGCCTCATCGTAGACCTGGCCGGCTTTGCAGGTCGGGGTGCTGGAACTGTCGTCACCCGCGGCAAGGGCGGGGCCGACGGAGCGAGGGAGGAAAGGCCGAGTACGACGGTGGCGGCGAGAAAGGTTTTCGTGTTCATCAAGATATCCCCATGCAGGACGTTGCAAGGGGAGAACACGCGATGCTGTCGTTCTATTCGGTGTTGTGGGAAATAAATCGATGCCCCCGACGGGCGGGCGGAATGACGCCGGAACGACGCACGATCGGCAGCATGCGTCCCGTCGCGGTAAAGATTGTATTTAGCATTCTCCGATAAATGATCCGTTAGGAATTTTTGTCTGGGCTGCAGGCGTCGCGATCGCGTGCCGTCCATGTCTGTTCGGAGTTGCGTGTTCCATGCGTGTGTCGGCTGCGTCACTTGTCGTCGTCTCTCTTCTGCTTGCGAGCTGCCGTTCGACCTCGGGGCCGGAGGAAGTGCTCGCGATCAAGCCCTCGAACGAGGTGACGAGCGCGATCTCGGCGCCCGCCGCGCCGATCCCTGCGGCGGAGGTCGCCGCGGACGCGGGTGCACCCCAGAAAGAAGTGCAGGAACAGCACGCACTCGCCTGGGCGGGGCAGGTGCCTCAGTCGCAGGCGCTCACCTCGGCGACGATGACCGTCGCGATGCCGGTGCCGGCCGAAAAGCCGGTGGCGATGCTGGTGCCGGACAATCCGGCGACCACGATGGAGCCGCAGAGCCGAACACGAATCTACAGTCATCGTTTCCGCGACGCCAAGCCGATCAATTTCGGCAAGTCCTCGCCGAAGAAATACGCCGTACACGGAGTGGACGTCTCCCGCTGGCAGGGCGATATCGACTGGGCGAAGCTCCGAACGCAGGGGGCGAACTTCGCCTACATCAAGGCGACGGACGGCGGCGACCACCTTGATCCGATGTTCAGGACGAACTGGCGTCGGGCGAAGGACGCCGGTCTCAAGCGCGGCGCCTACCACTTCTTCTACTGGTGCCGTACCGCCGGCGAGCAGGCCGAATGGTTCATCCGCAACGTGCCGCGCGACCCGGACGCGCTGCCGCCGGTAATCGATGTCGAATACAACGCGGAATCGAGTTGCAAGCGGCGGCTTTCTACCACCAAGATCCACGAGAAGATGCAGGTCTTCATGGACATGCTCGAGCGCCACTACGGCAAGCGCCCGATCATCTACACGGCGCCGGATTTCTATGGCGACCACCTCGACGGCGCTTTCCGCGAATACCCCTTCTGGCTCCGTTCGGTCGCCGCACACCCCTCGAAGATCTATCGGGGTCGCAAGTGGCTGTTCTGGCAGTATTCTGGCTCGGGGCTTTCGCACGGCGTCCAGGGCCGCATCGACCTCAACGTCTTCCGCGGCAGCGAGGAAGACTGGCATAATTGGACGGCAGCGCGGGCGAGCTGACCTCTCCCGCCCATCGGATATCAGCCGGCGATCAAGAGCAGGACATAGGCGAGAACCGTGGCGATGAGGCCGCGGAACGCATAGGACACGAAGCGGTATTTCTGGCCGGCGATCTGTGCAAGAATGTCCGCATTCTTCAGATACTCGTTGAAAAGATAGCGGAGATCACCGTATGCCGCCGCGCCCTCGAGCAGCGGACGATGCTTGGACCATGTACCCCAGAACAGCGAGGTGGATGTCGTGATATGACGCGGCAGGATCACCATGACTGCGGAAAGCATCGAGAACGTCGAGGTCAGTCCAAGAATAGCTGACAGCGTATTCTCCCAAATCGTCCGATCGTAGTAGCGTTCGAGCGTGAATACATTTCTGACTTCGCTCGATGTCACGAGAAAAGCCAGCATGAAAGTAAAAATATAGGCAGCCTTCTGGTCGGACGTCTTCACCTGATCATAGAAAACGTCGTTAATTTTTTTTATGTGGCTGAAATATTCTTGATTCACGTCCGCGCTCGCAGGCGGAGTTTCGATCAATTCGGTCGGTACCGTGTCAAAATCGGCCATCTTCTCCTGCCCCTCAGTTGAAAGTGTATTTTTGCTACTACACTCCCTTAAAAAGGCAAGGGTATTTGTGTTGGGGATACTTGACACCTCCCCGGGAGTTGAACACTGCTGTCGCCATGGCGGGAGAATCCTTCAAGATAAAGTCGACAATCGCGGCGCTGCTTGTCGGGGTGAGCTGGAATTGCTCGCCCGCTGCGGCGGAGCCGGTCGCGCGTGCTGCAGATGCCGCAGCCTCGGTGATCGCACGCAAGTTCGGCGAAGAAGTGCGCTTCATCGACATCTCGGACTGGCGCTTCGTCGACCTGAAGCAGGACCTTCTTCCGGGCGACGTGCTGCGCACAAACGCAACCGGACAGCTCGCCATTCTCTTTGCGGACCGCACGCAAATCCGCCTCGGGCGTAATTCGTCGCTCAGGGTGCGGCAGGTTTCCGCCGGCAGCGATGCCGAACTGGAGCTCGAGGCTGGCACAATGTGGGCACGCGCCGAGCGTGGCGGAACCGGCGTGAAGATCATGACGCCTGCGGCCACCGCGGCGATACGCGGCACCGACTGGACAATGACGGTCGAGGGAGCGAAGACGTCGCTCACCGTTCTCGAAGGCCTGGTCGAGCTCAGCAACGATTTCGGCAGCGTGCAGGTCGCCCAGGGCGAGGCGGCGGCGGCCACGATCGGCCAGGCGCCACGCAAAGTGGTGATCGTCGAGTCCGACGATCGTGAGCAGATGCTCTTCTATCTGGCACCGCGCAACGCCTTCAACTTCATGCCGGCCTCGCCGCTGAAGGTCGCGGACATGCGCCGCGAGATCGACCGGATTTCCGCCATGCCTATCGAAGCGCGGAGCTCCGAAGACCTTTTGGTACTGGCGGAAACGCAGCTTTCGCTGGAAGGTCGCGAGGCGGTGAAGGCAACGCTTGCGCTTTTGCGTACGCGGTCACTTTCACCGGCACAACGGGCGCGGGTCGACTTGATCGAGGCGACGCTCGCGGCGGCGGAGAAGCGCTATGACGAGGCTGCGGTACTGTTCGGCCGGGCAGCCGGAAAGCTCGATGCCCGCCGCCGGGATATCGCCATCTACGGGCGCTATTACGCCCGATCGCTTGCCGATCCGAACCGGGTCGAACCGCTGCCGACTGCGGTGAGCGGGCCCTACGGGGCCCTGCTGCAGGCCTATGCGCAGGGTTTCCTCAAGGATATCAAGGCGGCGATCGCGACGATAAAGGCGGCTGAACGGCGTTTTCCGGATGATCCTTCCCTGCCGGCCTACCGGGCACAGCTCGCGATGCTCCTGAACGACCGCGAACAGGCGGAGGAAGCGTTCAGCCGTTCGCTGTCGCTCGACCCCGCCGATCCCACGGCGCTCGAAGGACGTGCGAACTATCGCGCGGGGATCAAGGGCGATCTCGACGGCGCCCTTCAGGATCTGCAGGCGGCCGTCAGGGTCGCTCCCGGTTCGACAACGACATGGAATGCGATCGGTAACGTCCAGTCGGCGCGCGGTGACACGCAGTCTGCGGAGGAGGCCTTCAAGAAGGCGATCACTCTCGATACCCAGGACCCCGTCGCCTATGCGAACCTTGCGATCCTCTATCTCGACCAGTCGCGGGTGGAAGAGGCGAAGGCTGCGATCGACCAAGCGCTCGAGGCGGACCCGAGTTTCGAAGTCGCGCTGGTGGCGCGCGGGCGTTACCATATGCAGACGGGCGAGGTCGACCGCGCCATCGACGACCTGCTCGCCGCTTCGGTGTCCAATCCCTCCTATTCGCAAGGGCAGCTGCTCCTTGCCGCCGCACACTACCAGAAGGGCGACAGGGTGCCGGCCCAGCAGGCGGTCGACAACGCCGACAGGCTGGACGACAACGACCCGGTGATCTCTTCCTACCGGGCGGCCGTGGCGATCGACGACTACGATTCCGAAGGGGCGATCCGCAACGCCCAGGAGTTCATGCGGCGTTCGCGGGAAAGGGGCGGAGATTTCGGATCGCTCAGCGCCAACCGCGACGCCGGTTCGACCCTCAACAATGCCTTCCGTCTCCAAGGGCTCAATGCCTGGGGTGAATACTACGGCGATGTCGTGTTCGATCCCTTCGCCGGCAGCAGCTACATCGACCAGACGGTGCGCGGCAGCGCGACGCCCTTTGCCAACAGCTATGTCTATGGCGGCAATGTCGTCACCAATAGCGCAAACAGCCTCAGCTATTCGTCGTTCCTGCAGGGTCTTCTGCTTGATCCGCACATGCTGGCCGGCAGTTCGCTGACCGCCAACATCGTGCGCTCACCCTTCGTCGAGACGACTCTCGGCGGCGGCGTGACGACGGCCGGCGGCGATCCCGGCTACACGGCCGAGGGAGAGGTCCAAGGCTATTCCAACCTGCCTTTCCCGACCAGCTATTACCTGAATGCCGAGTGGGAAAAGGGCTACGACGAGCGAACGGATTCGTTCGGCACTGATCTCAGTTCGGAGGATCGCCTGCTGCGGGGCAATGGCTACCTGACGGCCAGCCCGACGCCGGACGACCGTGTCGTCGTCTATTTCAACCGCTCCGACACATTCTCCAACCTTGCGCTGACAGGAGGGCTGGACATCGAGAGCGAGACAGTGACGACGAATGCCGGCGTCGGCATCAGCCACACCATCGCCTACCGGAACGTCGTCAACGCGGCGCTGCTTTACAACGATATTAACGCAGACGGACTGGATGAACGCACCGTCTTCCTCCCCCCCTTCGGCCTTACCACAACAACGGAGAGTTCTCAGCGCACCTATGTCGCCGCTCTGAACCACAGCGTCGGCGAGGACGACCTGACCTGGCGCTACGGCATCGAGGGCGGCTGGATCGAATCTTACAACCAGCTCAAATTCGGCTCCGTCCCGACGATTGCCGACCCGAACGACCGGGCCGGTTACGGTCGCGTCTATGTTGACCTGCTGCATGAGATCACGCCGAGCCTGAAAGGCGAGTATGCGCTGTTCGGCACACTCGTCGACGGGGAGGCAGAAGACGTGACCCGGCTCGAACCGCGTGCCGGCATCGCCTGGTCGCCGGCCGAGGGCCATTGGCTGCGGGCCGGCTTCCTGCGCCAGAGCCTCTACGTCACCACGCCGACGCTTTCTCCGGTCGGTGTCGTCGGCCTGCAGCCGAACGAGATTTCGACGGGCCTCGGCGGCTATGTCGATACTGTCGCTCTGCGCTGGGATGCCGAATGGACGCCGGATTTCTTCACGGCGGCGGAGTTCCAGCATCAGGACGTCAAGGATGTGCAGATTACGATTCCGTTCTCGGCCTTTCCGTTCTCCGCATCCGAAGGTCGCATCGAC
It includes:
- a CDS encoding GcvT family protein gives rise to the protein MAEFPTRAKVVIIGLGGIVGASIAHHLIERGWDDIVGIDKSGIPTDIGSTAHASDFCYTTSHDYLSVWTTQYSIDFYEKMGHYARIGGLEVARTGDDAWMEEIKRKLSSAKAFGTRAHYVSPEEIKKLFPLIEEEMVQGGMFDPDAGLVIPRSQTVAGKLVDAGEKAGKLQAFANTPAKSLIVENGRIKGVVTHRGTIMADHVIVCAGLWGRLIAEMVGEDLPVMPVDHPLTFFGPFNEFEGTGKEIGYPLLRDQGNSAYMRDTGDPKTTEGGQIEWGYYETTNPRMCHPRDLLEKHEARLSPSQRDLEMEQILEPLERAIELTPILGELGYNEGHSFNGLLQVSAAGGPSCGESQKVRGLWYCVAIWVKDGPGYGKLIADWMTDGRTEIDHNSIDYARFYPHQLTEDFIAGRCFEAAQKIYFPAVHPREPYASARGVKRSPFYEREVELGGYFMELGGWERAHGYAANEHLLEKYGDKIPDRENEWDSRHFWRVSNAEHLAMSEDCGIVNLSHFHMVDIEGPDHVELLEWLCAAKIGGDANIGKGIYTHFLDDEGMVRADFTVFRMADRCRLVNGADAGPRDFHYMKRVAQDRGLDVTITDVSEKYITIGIWGPNARATLKKAVADPAGLDPENFAFAAIKPIEIAGKSVTAFRISYVGEQGWELHMKYEDGLAVWDALRATGVMAFGVETYANSRRMEKSLRLQNADLLTQYNLIEADLARPKVKEADFRGKAKHLEYKARDHQPAMLCTLVMTENTDKDGVQRYPVGSLPVMDPETGETLVDSLGRRSYTTSIAFGPTIGKNIALAYLPWEYCQVGRKLTVEYFAETYPVEVAGVGYKPLYDPENLKPRS
- a CDS encoding anti-sigma factor, translated to MNDKTPIPSDEELTAFIDGELDAAEHARITQAVRDNPQAAERLAFLERADLLPLRESFATLLDEAPRRDLEGMLAAIPAQDAAEPRNFARRGFITAIAASVAAGIVVDRAWMRFAEPSAVGESAEWRDAVAQYMALYTAETLGAAHPGREAAAAQLAIVNERLGLSLTPEAIALPGSEFKRAQILAYDDRPLAQILYVDPEGRPLALCIFASGTAEASIASERRYALDIAFWSNGRHAAMLIGHLPAGDIRRLAEGISRQIAA
- a CDS encoding RNA polymerase sigma factor; this translates as MVIAWDVTAGYSRHSPETPRSETGPLHGVREAEIASQAVIRSGLLASLPRLWRYAFVLSRQRDVADDLVQQTCVRALERCGQFVTDGSPDRWFFSILHSVWLNEARARKVRFGQGLVPAEEHLAFDGAREAELRADAGKVLRLVNALPEAQRAAVFLAYVEGLTYREVAEILDIPIGTVMSRLAAARAKLAAGTDGGV
- a CDS encoding glycoside hydrolase family 25 protein — protein: MRVSAASLVVVSLLLASCRSTSGPEEVLAIKPSNEVTSAISAPAAPIPAAEVAADAGAPQKEVQEQHALAWAGQVPQSQALTSATMTVAMPVPAEKPVAMLVPDNPATTMEPQSRTRIYSHRFRDAKPINFGKSSPKKYAVHGVDVSRWQGDIDWAKLRTQGANFAYIKATDGGDHLDPMFRTNWRRAKDAGLKRGAYHFFYWCRTAGEQAEWFIRNVPRDPDALPPVIDVEYNAESSCKRRLSTTKIHEKMQVFMDMLERHYGKRPIIYTAPDFYGDHLDGAFREYPFWLRSVAAHPSKIYRGRKWLFWQYSGSGLSHGVQGRIDLNVFRGSEEDWHNWTAARAS
- a CDS encoding Pycsar system effector family protein; translated protein: MADFDTVPTELIETPPASADVNQEYFSHIKKINDVFYDQVKTSDQKAAYIFTFMLAFLVTSSEVRNVFTLERYYDRTIWENTLSAILGLTSTFSMLSAVMVILPRHITTSTSLFWGTWSKHRPLLEGAAAYGDLRYLFNEYLKNADILAQIAGQKYRFVSYAFRGLIATVLAYVLLLIAG
- a CDS encoding FecR domain-containing protein, with protein sequence MAGESFKIKSTIAALLVGVSWNCSPAAAEPVARAADAAASVIARKFGEEVRFIDISDWRFVDLKQDLLPGDVLRTNATGQLAILFADRTQIRLGRNSSLRVRQVSAGSDAELELEAGTMWARAERGGTGVKIMTPAATAAIRGTDWTMTVEGAKTSLTVLEGLVELSNDFGSVQVAQGEAAAATIGQAPRKVVIVESDDREQMLFYLAPRNAFNFMPASPLKVADMRREIDRISAMPIEARSSEDLLVLAETQLSLEGREAVKATLALLRTRSLSPAQRARVDLIEATLAAAEKRYDEAAVLFGRAAGKLDARRRDIAIYGRYYARSLADPNRVEPLPTAVSGPYGALLQAYAQGFLKDIKAAIATIKAAERRFPDDPSLPAYRAQLAMLLNDREQAEEAFSRSLSLDPADPTALEGRANYRAGIKGDLDGALQDLQAAVRVAPGSTTTWNAIGNVQSARGDTQSAEEAFKKAITLDTQDPVAYANLAILYLDQSRVEEAKAAIDQALEADPSFEVALVARGRYHMQTGEVDRAIDDLLAASVSNPSYSQGQLLLAAAHYQKGDRVPAQQAVDNADRLDDNDPVISSYRAAVAIDDYDSEGAIRNAQEFMRRSRERGGDFGSLSANRDAGSTLNNAFRLQGLNAWGEYYGDVVFDPFAGSSYIDQTVRGSATPFANSYVYGGNVVTNSANSLSYSSFLQGLLLDPHMLAGSSLTANIVRSPFVETTLGGGVTTAGGDPGYTAEGEVQGYSNLPFPTSYYLNAEWEKGYDERTDSFGTDLSSEDRLLRGNGYLTASPTPDDRVVVYFNRSDTFSNLALTGGLDIESETVTTNAGVGISHTIAYRNVVNAALLYNDINADGLDERTVFLPPFGLTTTTESSQRTYVAALNHSVGEDDLTWRYGIEGGWIESYNQLKFGSVPTIADPNDRAGYGRVYVDLLHEITPSLKGEYALFGTLVDGEAEDVTRLEPRAGIAWSPAEGHWLRAGFLRQSLYVTTPTLSPVGVVGLQPNEISTGLGGYVDTVALRWDAEWTPDFFTAAEFQHQDVKDVQITIPFSAFPFSASEGRIDRGSLTANLLLGHGFGLSATAAYASSENEDPTSATYGEPLPFVPDWAGQVALTWVNEANVKATIAANYIGARDDENGVELDDYWTLDANLIWEPFGKHMEIELAGYNLLGEDFEVASGAPGWGPTFKGSMKVRF